Proteins co-encoded in one Corylus avellana chromosome ca9, CavTom2PMs-1.0 genomic window:
- the LOC132161751 gene encoding transcription repressor OFP6-like, producing MATSRRKIIRSAVSVDIGCSCRKPKLFNIFNPKAKLKSPTSQRHKRSLSSSSLWEKENTTTTSTSTTTANTFSPCIEYSGYSDTESDMKGGSRAVVRGFGRMDGESIAVEKDSDDPYLDFRQSMLQMILENEIYSKDDLRELLNCFLQLNSPYHHGIIVRAFTEIWNGVFSVRSSSPKLNFGFKSRDF from the coding sequence ATGGCGACAAGCAGAAGAAAGATCATTCGAAGCGCAGTTTCAGTCGACATAGGCTGCAGCTGCAGAAAACCAAAGCTCTTCAACATATTCAATCCAAAAGCAAAGCTGAAAAGCCCCACAAGCCAAAGGCACAAACGCTCCCTCTCTTCTTCAAGCTTATGGGAGAAAGAgaacaccaccaccaccagcaCAAGCACCACCACCGCCAACACGTTCTCTCCATGCATTGAATATTCGGGATATTCAGACACCGAGAGCGATATGAAGGGGGGCTCGAGGGCTGTTGTGAGAGGCTTCGGGAGGATGGACGGAGAGAGTATTGCGGTGGAGAAAGATTCCGACGACCCCTATTTGGATTTCCGGCAGTCAATGCTCCAGATGATATTGGAGAATGAGATATACTCCAAGGACGATCTCCGGGAGCTTCTCAACTGTTTTCTGCAACTCAACTCACCCTACCACCATGGAATCATTGTCAGAGCTTTCACTGAGATATGGAACGGGGTGTTTTCTGTGAGGTCCAGCTCGCCTAAGCTAAATTTTGGGTTCAAGTCACGTGACTTCTAG
- the LOC132191540 gene encoding uncharacterized protein LOC132191540, which produces MARDELDSSRTKRRAGFRLCTVSSYTTELLEIRADDPKMNVLFIPGNPGVVTFYKDFVESLYDFLGGNASITAIGHISHTKKNWERGRLFSLEEQIDHKMDFIKQELENTEVPILLVGHSIGSYIALDMFRRSSEKVAYCIGLYPFLALNPQSREQSIIGKIIASQSLSAALSLIVASLGFLPIRALRFILTNSLGKSWSTVAVEAACSHLVQYHTMRNVLFMAMTEFKKLTETPDWAFVREKQEKLAFLFGVDDHWGPLQMFEEISEHVPGIALSIERVHSHAFACTEAGSSCVAKHIASLIDNRLLSSRQ; this is translated from the exons ATGGCTCGAGACGAATTAGATTCTTCGAGAACAAAGAGGCGTGCTGGTTTTCGATTATGCACTGTGTCAAG TTACACGACTGAATTGCTGGAGATTCGTGCCGATGATCCTAAAATGAATGTTTTGTTCATCCCTGGAAATCCAG GTGTTGTTACATTTTATAAGGATTTCGTGGAATCACTGTACGATTTTCTCGGAGGAAATGCATCTATAACAG CTATCGGGCACATATCACACACGAAAAAG AACTGGGAGCGTGGAAGGTTATTCTCATTAGAAGAACAAATTGATCATAAG ATGGATTTCATCAAGCAGGAACTAGAAAATACTGAAGTTCCTATATTACTG GTTGGGCACTCTATTGGTTCATATATTGCTCTTGATATGTTTAGGAGGTCCTCAGAGAAG GTGGCATATTGCATTGGACTATACCCCTTTTTGGCACTAAACCCACAATCCAGGGAGCAGTCTATTATTGGGAAGATCATAGC GTCACAAAGTTTAAGCGCTGCACTTAGTCTCATTGTGGCATCATTGGGATTTTTACCAATCAGGGCTTTGAGGTTTATTTTGACTAACTCTCTCGGGAAGTCATGGTCAACTGTGGCAGTTGAGGCTGCTTGCTCACACTTGGTGCAG TATCATACTATGCGGAATGTACTCTTTATGGCAATGACAGAGTTCAAAAAG CTTACAGAAACACCGGATTGGGCATTTGTAAGAGAAAAGCAGGAGAAACTTGCATTTTTGTTTGGTGTTGATGATCACTGGGGTCCACTTCAAATGTTTGAAGAG ATTTCCGAGCATGTCCCAGGCATTGCTCTATCAATTGAAAGGGTCCATAGTCATGCTTTCGCTTGCACCGAGGCTGGTTCATCATGTGTTGCGAAGCATATAGCAAGCTTGATCGACAATCGATTATTGAGTTCAAGGCAGTAA